A single genomic interval of Pyrobaculum arsenaticum DSM 13514 harbors:
- a CDS encoding PaREP1 family protein, translated as MEIPEFLLAEVRKRGIDLVDLLSKALGVDPPRRASAHLELAKRFLAEGVALAEGDPVQASEKLYKAAEEAVKALAVALGLEEAQKAEEQGRWTAALLFTAVDKIAKREGEDFKLWWKSAWFLHVEGFHEARLTPEQVKDEVKYVKKVVETAVRHLETTSRG; from the coding sequence GTGGAAATTCCAGAGTTCCTACTCGCCGAGGTTAGAAAAAGAGGTATTGACCTGGTAGATCTCCTATCCAAGGCTCTCGGAGTTGACCCTCCCCGCCGTGCTTCTGCCCACTTGGAGCTTGCTAAGAGGTTTTTGGCGGAGGGGGTGGCCCTAGCGGAGGGGGACCCGGTGCAGGCCAGTGAGAAGCTTTACAAGGCGGCTGAGGAGGCGGTTAAGGCCTTGGCGGTGGCCCTAGGCCTTGAAGAGGCGCAAAAAGCCGAGGAGCAGGGCAGGTGGACGGCGGCGCTTTTGTTCACAGCTGTGGACAAAATAGCGAAGAGAGAAGGAGAAGATTTCAAGCTGTGGTGGAAAAGCGCCTGGTTTCTCCACGTCGAGGGATTCCACGAGGCGAGGCTGACACCGGAGCAGGTAAAAGACGAGGTTAAATACGTAAAGAAGGTGGTGGAGACGGCTGTGAGACATCTAGAGACGACGTCGCGGGGATAG
- a CDS encoding LA_3659 family protein, producing MLVMQMALFREQLRRIDEVNRRVDELYKRIDEVNSRIDEVNARIDEVSTTLSNKIDKTTAELNKRIDETNNRIDKLAEELNRRIDETNRRIDALAEQLGRRIDEANKRIDAVFQILGEMQKTLLDLQKIMLDLHKTLLDIHAAVIAALRK from the coding sequence ATGTTGGTTATGCAGATGGCCCTCTTTAGAGAGCAGTTGAGGAGAATAGACGAGGTGAATAGACGAGTAGACGAGTTGTACAAGCGGATAGACGAGGTCAATTCCAGAATCGACGAGGTAAACGCCAGAATAGACGAAGTCTCCACCACGCTAAGCAACAAAATAGACAAAACCACCGCCGAGCTCAACAAACGCATAGACGAAACAAACAACAGAATCGACAAACTGGCAGAGGAGCTTAATAGGAGAATAGATGAGACTAACAGAAGGATAGACGCTTTGGCTGAGCAACTAGGCAGGAGGATAGACGAGGCTAATAAGAGGATTGACGCGGTTTTTCAGATACTAGGCGAGATGCAGAAAACCCTCCTAGACCTCCAGAAAATAATGCTGGACCTACACAAAACCCTCCTCGACATACACGCCGCAGTGATAGCCGCGTTGAGGAAGTAG
- a CDS encoding nucleotidyltransferase, whose translation MWIIVVVWVEVLKRVYPALASRYGAVVGGSQVFYIILGLALPSKDIDIFIEDFNPLLVSRVLAEALGLEEERFEVFRKGDNLVFHFFVPVGAGVVAVEIMSKTHLGRISETPLFREVVFVNRDGVDYWALSLEAYAVLQATRPDGPRDVDLARFRLVRDRMDWGRAMNLAEALGVRDKLEAFCRQVCTR comes from the coding sequence ATGTGGATTATTGTGGTGGTTTGGGTTGAGGTCTTGAAGAGGGTTTATCCTGCCTTGGCCAGCCGCTACGGCGCGGTGGTGGGTGGGTCGCAGGTTTTTTACATAATTCTAGGCTTGGCGCTTCCGTCGAAGGATATCGATATTTTTATTGAGGATTTTAACCCTTTGTTGGTGTCGCGGGTTTTGGCCGAGGCTCTTGGCTTAGAGGAGGAGAGGTTTGAAGTTTTTAGAAAAGGCGATAACTTGGTTTTTCACTTCTTTGTGCCGGTTGGCGCGGGCGTTGTGGCCGTTGAGATTATGTCAAAGACGCATCTGGGGAGGATTTCAGAGACGCCTCTGTTCCGAGAAGTGGTGTTTGTAAACCGAGACGGGGTTGACTACTGGGCGCTCAGCCTAGAGGCCTACGCCGTTTTGCAAGCCACGAGGCCAGATGGCCCTAGAGATGTGGACTTGGCCAGGTTTAGGCTTGTTAGGGACAGGATGGACTGGGGGAGGGCGATGAACTTAGCCGAGGCGCTGGGGGTTAGGGATAAGTTGGAGGCGTTTTGCAGACAGGTATGTACGAGGTAA
- a CDS encoding 4Fe-4S binding protein — protein sequence MIRRDKPSVIIARGRQDLRRLLSQTPLYFAYRGPDENWFREVAEKHSETAEWQSLPPEEAKTATRRDLITGGFIRLRDTVVVRQDKCIWCGLCAGYCPASAFEYVERAVVRVKYDLCVDCGLCNSVCPVDAIKMPSLPDTYLADLVKTSRRPLKFICDYAFEDGDEDGVRVKCIAAVPKQYLYLAAAKHGVAYAHCSRGEKCPLWPAVEKWSQALGREGNTFYVKAEKAALEPGDRWQTRMLAIAVGMPAGVVRVKEGCTLCGACVNVCPTDALSIKGHELRLVPALCIACGVCAEKCPEGVIEIRQQPEKRPYEPVVIYRDAPARCASCGKELPYTETMAKKLAERLKASGLPHEHVYLCEECRLNSSPSSP from the coding sequence GCCGCCAAGACCTTAGGAGACTCCTTTCTCAGACACCTCTCTACTTCGCCTACAGAGGCCCCGACGAGAATTGGTTTAGAGAAGTGGCTGAAAAACACTCAGAGACAGCGGAGTGGCAGAGCCTCCCACCAGAGGAGGCCAAAACGGCGACGCGTAGAGATCTCATAACGGGGGGGTTTATTAGGCTTAGGGACACTGTCGTGGTGAGGCAGGATAAGTGCATCTGGTGCGGGCTTTGCGCCGGCTACTGCCCCGCCTCGGCTTTTGAATACGTGGAGAGGGCCGTGGTGAGGGTGAAGTACGACTTGTGCGTGGACTGCGGGCTCTGCAACTCGGTGTGCCCCGTAGATGCCATAAAGATGCCCTCACTGCCCGACACCTATCTCGCGGATTTGGTAAAAACGTCGAGGAGACCACTTAAGTTCATCTGCGACTACGCCTTCGAAGACGGAGACGAGGACGGGGTCAGGGTGAAGTGCATAGCCGCCGTCCCCAAGCAGTACTTATACCTAGCAGCGGCGAAGCACGGCGTTGCCTACGCCCACTGTTCAAGAGGCGAGAAGTGCCCGCTTTGGCCCGCCGTCGAGAAGTGGTCCCAGGCACTGGGGAGGGAAGGCAACACCTTCTACGTCAAGGCCGAAAAGGCGGCGCTGGAGCCGGGCGATAGGTGGCAGACGAGGATGCTGGCCATCGCCGTAGGGATGCCGGCAGGCGTGGTTAGGGTAAAAGAGGGGTGCACCCTCTGCGGCGCATGCGTCAACGTCTGCCCCACCGACGCCCTCTCCATAAAGGGGCACGAACTCCGCCTAGTCCCCGCCCTCTGCATAGCCTGCGGCGTATGCGCAGAGAAATGCCCAGAGGGCGTCATAGAAATTAGGCAACAGCCGGAGAAGAGACCCTACGAGCCCGTCGTAATTTACCGCGACGCGCCGGCAAGGTGCGCCTCTTGTGGAAAGGAGCTGCCATATACAGAAACAATGGCCAAGAAGCTCGCCGAGAGGCTGAAGGCCAGTGGGTTGCCCCACGAACACGTGTATCTATGCGAAGAGTGCCGCCTTAACTCTTCCCCCTCTTCACCTTGA